The genomic stretch tttgtttaatttgttaatatttttaatcaaacatgtttaaaaaaacTGATTGAATAAAGAAGAGCTTTAAAtgaatttgttattagcaataaacaaaatgtttatgataatttaggtgaaaaattcataaatgaataataaattcataaaaaataattaaaaaataatgaaaatattattgatgtatTTATGTCCAGTGGGCACTATCGGGCACATAGTAGGATAGCTACTGTCAATGTCTCCCACCTGCCTTTTTAAttagtgaagaaaaaaaaaaataataaaaaaaaataaaggaaagggaGGGCCAAATGTCCGTACCACGTATTCACTTGTAAGTGACTGGATGTAATTGTAGTGCCAAATGGAAGGTTGATAGTTTGCTGATCGCCGAACAGTACTACCTCCGTTACTAACTGAGATTTCGTTGGTGGCCATGCACTTGGAATTAGGACGAGGAACATTGCCATTTCTGGATATTACAGGTGCGTTGGGACGTTTAAATGGGAGCAGTCCAGTGAGATTGCAATGGTGGACTGAAGCAAGAAGGTGAAGAGCCATTGAGAAAGGCCTTTAATTACTCCTGGAGCCTGATCAATGGGTTACTTGGAAAAATATGCTTCCACACTTCCACTGCATTcctttatatattaattatacgTACGTGAAAGGCTGCCATCTTTGTCATGAAATGTAATAATAGCACACACTCTAGTTAGCCAGtaagaggatcctattccctaGTAAGAGGCCCCGTGAATCTAGGTTTGTACAATGCCATGGCTCTTAGCAATTATTGTATTTAACCCCGCTAACCACATTGCTTTAGGAGATTAACAACTATCCGTTGATTAGCGGTTATTTATGAGAgcttatttttgtgttttgagccTCTTCTTACAATCTGTTTTAAACGGTTTCGAGACTGTCTAAATGTTCTATACTTGTTTTAGGATTCGTTTGGGTATGCAATTTCAAatagtgtaattttaaaatgtgttatttgaaaacataatttttaaaaatgctaaaaaaattgcagtttgtcatttaaaattatgcGTTTTCAAAAAGCATCACATTGGCTACGATTTgaaaaagcaaattaatttctacgtttttaaatcacaattttttaaaaacgcaatcacAGACGattcattttttgtgtttcagtttaaaatcgtacttttttcaataaaattgcaATGCCCAACCcacttttagttttagtttttttttttttgttaacatattACATATTCCAACCACTAACCTAAAACAAGTTAACCCAGGGCAAAATACGAACcatgaaaatgattttgatgCTCCAATCTCAAGGGGTACAATGAAATATTATCCTGCATGTGCGCATTCTTTGCAATAATGCATGACGGTCTGTCCTGTTTCCTGTCGGTATATGTGCCGCAATCATGCATGATATGTCATGTTGCTGTAAAACTTGATTTACATGTTCGTATACCAAATAACTTGGAAATCCAGTTCGATATGCATGCTTCCCCATTTGAGGCAGCAAGGAcgaatcaaatttgaaaatatattatatatggcACAAATGCTCCCCAACTTGAAGACACGAGTGATGATGGATAGCTATAACTTTTTccgaaattcattaaaaaataataaaattgtgacgCAGGATGCCATTTCAAAAAAAGTAATGATCTCAAGCATTATTCTTCTTATGGCGGGGTTTAGGCCAAATATGCCACTGTGAAGTGACTTGAAAGGATATCAGATCCATGCTATGATTCATCTTAGGACATGATTGGTTAAGGGCTATCACGCAAGAGCAGAACTAGAACTTTTAGTTTGGAGAGgccaaatttagagaaaaaaaaaaaaaaaaacttggatgGTTCCGCTCCTATTAATCAGGTACTtttaatttctacaaatcatacTTAAAAAGGAAATAACATATCAGTTATAAGTAGAATAAGACATATTAGAAGGGAATCATAGTTTATAACCATCAGACATACATAGTTTTCAATCCTGATACGTGTTGCATATCAGAAGAGAAGCAAACGTGGCAACTCATTATTTGACAAAGGCAGCTATCCAACAATCTTTGAAACAAAAGGGGGAAAGGCGGTTTTACAAGAAAATGCAAACTTACCCATAAGTTTATCTTTCCCTTAATTCTCAtttgtttctcttcttttatttcttttcaatccCGAACTATTTCTAATCAACCAACTAAACCACTACTCCTAGCTTATTTCATTAAGCAACTTGACCAACTAATTATCACACTAATGCTATTATCATAATTTTATCATTCCTATCTCATTAACcttatcttaatatattttttatttcagacCTATTAATGTCTAGATGTCTCCATAGTACACTTGGTTGTTATGATAATAAGTGCCAGTTACATAATTAAGTTCAAAAGCTCAACCTGAGACCAACTTTTGAAGCATGTATGACATCTTGTGTGAATAATGTGCAGCAAGGATAAAAGCTCAATCCAAGATCATTGTTTGAAGTATATATGTTCAATATCTCCTTTGAACATCATGTAAGTAATTAAAATCATCCAACAGATTCTTAAGCTTAGTTGAAGGATGTTCAATACTTCcgcattgaaaagaaaattgagagagagagagatagagagagagagagaggagagattgCTTTCACTCAATACTTCAgcattgaaaagaaaatccCGACTTTACATTGACGGctaacccccttttttttttttttttggaatttttttgttctgttaAAGCAAAAAGGTCATTGAATCAGAAATTAGCCTCATCCTCGGCAAATTTCTCCAAATACGTCAAAATTGAAGGCCTAAGATCATCTTTTACTTTGTCTTTCGTTTCAAAAACGCCCTTCATTATACGTGTGTAAAGCCTTTCAAGCTGCGGAATGTTGTAGGTTGCAGTACGCTCCACAAAAAGCCGCCTGACAGACTCTGTTTGGCCTGAAATGTCAATATCACACATGGTAACATCTTCGGGTCCACTCCCATCAGCATGACCAGAAGGCTCTCCACAAGTTTCGGGCcgatcaccatcaccatcaccgcAAGACGTTTCTGGCCTTTCTGGATTTGTGTCATTTGTCTCCTGTTCCTGGGATGACTTTGCCACAACTGAATCTTGATACCGTGACTTATCTTCTGCAATTGAACCTGATTCTTACCAAACAAGTTCAATATCAATAACTCAAGTTTTATACCTGATTCTAATGGGTAATCAAATAGGAGACAGACTAGCAGTTTGATCTCTAAGGTGTGGATATATTTTGCAACACAACAATGTAGTCAGAAAAATCTAAAAGAAGATGAATCCAGCATGCATCTCTGTCAACTCCAGCGCAATTAGGGTGAGGGATCAAGGACTAAAGCACAATTCAAAACTAAACAACTCTTTGATGCAATACTAATACAATTGATGTTATTAATTTCAATCAGGTGTCTCACGGCATTTCCTATAGCAATTTTACCCACTGCCCTATATTTGGAAGTGAGCAGGTTGTGGATGATATTTGAAAATATCAGGATTCGAAAACAGCACATTATTTCATAGAGCTGAAATTATGCTAGAAGCCTAGAAGTTACACACTACAACAATGCAGATATTCCTAATTCATTGATATTGAGGCAAGCCTCAAATATAGTATTACTAACTTCCACATTATCCAACTTCTGTGACAGAAAAACCAGACAATTAAAGTCTATTGGAGAAATAAGAAACGTTGGATTTATCAACCACAATCTTTGATATGGTATGATGATAGTGATCTGGATCCAATATGCGAGTTAAAGTGAGGCTTGCTGACAGAAATTTACTGTTCACCACTGCAGTCTTCCAACTTCCAACCCAATCGGGTTCAGAAGCTAATGTCTTCAACCTAACCTGACACTGACAGTACATATCAAACCACACTGACACTGACAGGGTGTCGAGCAGGGATCGGTCGGTTGGTCAATTGAAAAGGCTAACTTGAAGCATGGGGAAGAAGCCTCCTGGGAAGACTGGATTTTAGTTTATTCTGCCAGCAAGACTAGGGTTTAAGAAAGAACAACCAGCATAAAA from Corylus avellana chromosome ca1, CavTom2PMs-1.0 encodes the following:
- the LOC132188537 gene encoding ATPase family AAA domain-containing protein At1g05910-like isoform X1, with amino-acid sequence MLSQMDPALVAYCDKIAAQGGPVHTLDDLGGSTFPSTPVVQLGTTTTRASARLRNVQPEVNLDQSYEALKRPKKNADAAHAGSIAEDKSRYQDSVVAKSSQEQETNDTNPERPETSCGDGDGDRPETCGEPSGHADGSGPEDVTMCDIDISGQTESVRRLFVERTATYNIPQLERLYTRIMKGVFETKDKVKDDLRPSILTYLEKFAEDEANF
- the LOC132188537 gene encoding ATPase family AAA domain-containing protein At1g05910-like isoform X2 — its product is MLSQMDPALVAYCDKIAAQGGPVHTLDDLGGSTFPSTPVVQLGTTTTRASARLRNVQPEVNLDQSYEALKRPKKNADAAHAESGSIAEDKSRYQDSVVAKSSQEQETNDTNPERPETSCGDGDGDRPETCGEPSGHADGSGPEDVTMCDIDISGQTESVRRLFVERTATYNIPQLERLYTRIMKGVFETKDKVKDDLRPSILTYLEKFAEDEANF